The Thermithiobacillus plumbiphilus genome includes a window with the following:
- the leuD gene encoding 3-isopropylmalate dehydratase small subunit, which translates to MQAFTTLKALVVPLDRPNVDTDAIIPKQFLKTIKRTGLGVNLFDEWRYLDRGEPGQDPASRQINPDFVLNQPRYQGAQILLARENFGCGSSREHAPWALLDYGIRAVIAPSFADIFYNNCFKNGILPIRLDEHAVEQLFQQVSSQADYQLDIDLEIQTVTTPAGERHGFEIAPHHRHNLLHGLDDIGLTLQHADAIRAYEARRRQDAPWLFACGT; encoded by the coding sequence ATGCAAGCATTCACGACCTTGAAGGCCCTGGTGGTGCCGCTGGACCGTCCCAATGTGGACACCGACGCCATCATCCCCAAGCAGTTCCTGAAGACCATCAAGCGCACCGGGCTTGGGGTGAATCTCTTTGACGAATGGCGTTATCTCGATCGTGGCGAGCCCGGCCAGGACCCGGCCAGCCGCCAGATCAACCCGGACTTCGTGCTGAACCAGCCGCGTTACCAGGGCGCGCAGATCCTGCTCGCCCGTGAGAACTTCGGCTGCGGGTCGAGCCGCGAGCACGCCCCCTGGGCATTGCTGGACTACGGTATCCGCGCTGTCATCGCCCCGAGCTTCGCCGATATCTTCTACAACAACTGCTTCAAGAACGGCATCCTGCCCATCCGGCTGGACGAGCATGCTGTGGAGCAGCTGTTTCAGCAGGTCAGCAGCCAGGCCGATTATCAGCTCGATATCGATCTCGAAATCCAGACCGTCACTACCCCGGCGGGCGAGCGGCATGGCTTCGAGATCGCGCCGCATCACCGCCACAACCTGCTGCATGGCCTCGATGACATCGGCCTGACCCTGCAACACGCGGACGCCATCCGCGCCTACGAGGCCCGGCGGCGTCAGGATGCGCCCTGGCTCTTTGCCTGCGGGACTTAA